DNA sequence from the Bacillota bacterium genome:
CTCCGAGGCCACCAGATACACCGCGATGGTCCTCGGCCCGCGCTACGCCAAGGCCGTCTTCCGCGAGCTGAAGCTCATCCGGCTGCCCGGCGACCGGCTCTTGATGGTCCTCGTGACCGACGTCGGCCTGGTCGAGCACCGGATCATCGACCTTTCAGACGACCTCGCCGACGGCGACCTGGCCGTCGTTTCCAGGAACCTGAACCGCAGCCTTCGTGGGATGATCCTCGGCAAGCTGACCCGGGGTTTCGCCCGCAGCCTCAACCAGGGGTCGACCGGACAGCGCTGGCTGATCGGGACGATCTTCGACGCCCTGGGCCGGACCGGCCCGACCGAGACTGAGGACCGCGTCTATCTCGGGGGCACCGCCAACATCCTGAACCAGCCGGACTTCGGCGACCTCGGGATGGTCCGCGACCTCCTGGGTTTCCTCGAACGGGAGCATCTCGTCTCGACCCTCCTCAGCGATTCGCCGGCCGGCGGCGGGGTTCGGGTCTTCATCGGCCACGAGAACCCCTACCACGAACTGCAGAACTGCAGCCTGGTGACGGCGGCCTACGGAGCGGGCGGGCGGATGATCGGGGCCATCGGCGTCCTCGGCCCGACCCGGATGCAATACGCCCACGTGATGTCCGTCGTCAGCTATGTCTCTGATCAGTTGTCCAGCGTCCTGACCCGTCGGATGAAGCGGTGACCATATCGACGCCCGAGCGCTGACCGTCTAGGAGGGGCCCGATGTCCAACGTCAAACAGGTCTCCAGCGGTTCCGAGGTCGACGAAAGACTGGCCGCGCTCCTGACCAACGCCAACGCCGTGCGGGCCATCGCCTCGGCGGTCGAGGGGACCATCGGGCCCAAGGGGCTCGATACGATGCTCGTCGACCGCTTCGGTGAGGTGGTCATCACCAATGACGGGATCACCATCCTGACCCGCATGGATGTCAACCACCCGGCCGCCAGGATGGTCATCAATACGGCCAGGGCCCAGGAAGACGAGGTCGGGGACGGGACGACTACGGCCACCATCATGGCCGGGGCCCTCCTCGGCGAAGGGGTCAACCAGGTCGCCAAGGGCGTCCCGGTCACCCGGGTCATCGACGGGGTCCGCTGGGGCGTCCGGACGGCCATCGAACTGATCAAGAAGAAATCCATCAAGGTCGACGGGCTGGACGACCCGGTCCTCCGGCGGGTGGCCCTGATCGCCGGCCGGGATCACGAAGACATCGCCGACCTGGTGGTCGGGGCGGCCCGGATGATCGGCCCGGAGAAGCTCCTCGAGCCCCAGTTCAAGCTGGCCGACACGGTCCTGGCCGAGGAGGGCGCG
Encoded proteins:
- the hrcA gene encoding heat-inducible transcriptional repressor HrcA; its protein translation is MPKGLDPRKHVILKALVEEYIRTGEPVGSVGLLESHELGVSSATIRNEMADLEALGYLSQPHTSAGRVPSSRGYRFYVDSLAEPEDLESLEAIDARWIREAYDGSHDAETLIQRTAKLISEATRYTAMVLGPRYAKAVFRELKLIRLPGDRLLMVLVTDVGLVEHRIIDLSDDLADGDLAVVSRNLNRSLRGMILGKLTRGFARSLNQGSTGQRWLIGTIFDALGRTGPTETEDRVYLGGTANILNQPDFGDLGMVRDLLGFLEREHLVSTLLSDSPAGGGVRVFIGHENPYHELQNCSLVTAAYGAGGRMIGAIGVLGPTRMQYAHVMSVVSYVSDQLSSVLTRRMKR